In Bacillus rossius redtenbacheri isolate Brsri chromosome 9 unlocalized genomic scaffold, Brsri_v3 Brsri_v3_scf9_2, whole genome shotgun sequence, one DNA window encodes the following:
- the LOC134543263 gene encoding zinc finger protein 679-like encodes MRHLRQYRFKCELCDRGFYFRSQLKYHQKQHSNSNQYQCELCSQSWKSSSTLAAHLRICHSELYRDQPLFECDACGRKFVLKQMLTRHNKRHHRQDKRPNLCEICGKSFTSSASLKAHLRSHKGEMSVVCDVCGKSFVSTRYLTVHSRVHTGEKPYTCDHCGKSFTQISSIKIHMRYHTGERPYKCSICERSFVSKSIMNHHLKSFHSVN; translated from the coding sequence ATGAGGCATTTACGACAGTACAGATTCAAGTGCGAGCTCTGCGACAGAGGCTTCTACTTTCGGTCGCAACTGAAGTACCATCAGAAACAGCATTCCAACTCGAACCAGTACCAGTGCGAGCTGTGCTCCCAGTCTTGGAAGTCCTCCTCCACCCTGGCCGCCCACTTGAGGATCTGTCACTCCGAGCTGTACAGAGACCAGCCCCTGTTCGAGTGCGATGCCTGCGGCAGGAAGTTCGTCCTGAAGCAGATGCTGACGAGGCACAACAAGCGCCACCACCGCCAGGACAAGCGCCCCAACCTGTGCGAGATCTGCGGCAAGTCCTTCACCTCCTCCGCGAGTCTCAAGGCCCACCTGCGGTCCCACAAGGGCGAGATGTCCGTGGTGTGCGACGTGTGCGGCAAGTCGTTCGTCTCGACGCGGTACCTCACCGTCCACTCGCGGGTCCACACCGGGGAGAAGCCCTACACGTGCGACCACTGCGGCAAGTCCTTCACCCAGATCTCCTCCATCAAGATCCACATGCGCTACCACACCGGGGAGAGGCCGTACAAGTGCTCCATCTGCGAGCGCAGTTTCGTGTCGAAGTCCATCATGAACCACCATCTCAAGTCTTTCCATTCTGTGAACTAA